A genome region from Segatella copri includes the following:
- a CDS encoding NADH-quinone oxidoreductase subunit A, whose translation MNFTLFITVLLTAVTLVVAAYVIAKLIGPRSYNPVKGEPFECGIPTRGSSWLPSHIGYYLFAILFLMFDIETVLLYPWAVVVKQFGPMALVSIGFFLLVLVFGLAYAWRKGALEWK comes from the coding sequence ATGAACTTTACACTATTTATCACCGTTTTGCTGACGGCTGTAACCTTGGTGGTGGCTGCTTATGTCATCGCGAAGTTGATCGGTCCTCGTTCATACAATCCGGTAAAGGGTGAACCTTTTGAGTGCGGTATTCCGACTCGTGGCAGCTCATGGTTGCCATCACACATCGGCTACTACCTCTTCGCCATCCTTTTCCTGATGTTTGACATCGAGACAGTATTGCTTTATCCATGGGCAGTCGTAGTTAAGCAGTTTGGACCTATGGCTCTCGTGAGCATCGGGTTCTTCCTGTTGGTATTGGTATTTGGCCTTGCTTACGCTTGGCGGAAAGGAGCATTGGAATGGAAGTAA
- a CDS encoding MFS transporter, giving the protein MARLKEKIAYALGDAAAGGIVWKVMSIAFPLFFTNVFGLSFADAAVLMLVARMFDVVTDPLMGTLADRTQSRFGTYRPWLIYGAIPFGLIFALLLYTPDFGPVGKRIYAYALYLLMMAVYTMVNVPYGSLLGVMTEDDDEKNQFSSFRMVGAYAMGFVTLLSFPYLQKMVGGTAAHQYAVIGAVLGIIAAVMTLACGLLTKERLKPKRAEKFSFQQFADLVHNKAWLYMTAIAVCTNFFNGFRYAVAGYMFDYCLHGNVTIEGLIINYTVFMAFGEVTCMIFGGVSPWFTRLVGSKRMAFFWAATLCLVLSVVFFFIPMNPSYIWVMIAIVILTSIGIGIYSPLMWSMYADVADYHTEHFGTSATGLIFSSGTMSQKFGTAISGSLIALFLGWAGANMITDKMGNTMIDPASVTDSVLTMVWSLFSLFPAVIAFLLMVLAWKFPIRK; this is encoded by the coding sequence ATGGCTCGTTTAAAAGAAAAAATAGCTTATGCATTGGGTGATGCCGCTGCGGGTGGTATTGTATGGAAGGTGATGTCTATCGCTTTTCCTCTGTTTTTTACAAATGTCTTCGGACTCTCGTTTGCGGATGCGGCAGTACTGATGCTCGTAGCCCGCATGTTTGATGTGGTTACTGACCCACTGATGGGTACTCTTGCCGACCGTACCCAGAGCCGTTTCGGTACCTACCGTCCTTGGCTCATCTATGGTGCCATTCCTTTCGGATTGATATTCGCCCTCTTGCTCTATACACCAGACTTCGGTCCTGTGGGCAAGCGAATCTATGCTTACGCCCTCTATCTGCTGATGATGGCGGTATATACCATGGTGAATGTGCCTTACGGCTCATTGCTCGGTGTGATGACCGAGGATGATGATGAGAAGAACCAATTCTCTTCTTTCCGTATGGTGGGTGCTTATGCCATGGGATTCGTCACCCTGCTTTCTTTCCCTTATCTCCAGAAAATGGTAGGTGGAACAGCCGCACATCAGTATGCTGTCATTGGTGCCGTGCTCGGTATTATTGCAGCTGTGATGACATTGGCTTGCGGACTCCTTACCAAGGAACGTCTGAAGCCGAAGCGTGCTGAGAAGTTCTCTTTCCAGCAGTTTGCCGACCTCGTTCACAACAAGGCTTGGCTCTATATGACAGCCATCGCCGTGTGTACCAACTTCTTCAACGGATTCCGCTATGCCGTAGCTGGCTATATGTTTGATTACTGTCTGCATGGCAATGTAACCATCGAGGGATTGATTATCAACTATACCGTTTTCATGGCGTTTGGTGAAGTAACTTGTATGATTTTCGGTGGTGTATCTCCTTGGTTCACCCGTCTGGTAGGCAGCAAGCGCATGGCATTCTTCTGGGCTGCAACACTCTGTCTGGTTCTCTCGGTTGTCTTCTTCTTCATCCCGATGAATCCGTCGTATATCTGGGTGATGATAGCCATCGTTATCCTTACCTCTATCGGTATCGGTATCTATTCGCCATTGATGTGGTCAATGTATGCCGATGTAGCCGACTACCATACCGAGCATTTCGGAACATCCGCTACAGGTCTTATCTTCTCTTCCGGTACGATGAGCCAGAAGTTTGGTACAGCCATTTCCGGTTCTCTCATCGCCCTCTTCCTGGGCTGGGCAGGTGCCAACATGATAACAGATAAGATGGGTAATACGATGATCGACCCAGCCAGCGTCACCGACTCTGTACTTACGATGGTATGGTCATTGTTCTCACTCTTCCCAGCCGTCATCGCCTTCCTGCTGATGGTGCTTGCCTGGAAGTTCCCTATCCGCAAATAA
- a CDS encoding NADH-quinone oxidoreductase subunit B produces the protein MEVNKRASIKSIPYDEFKDNDTLEKIAQELNEGGANVVIGSLDAAINWGRSNSLWSLTFGTSCCGIEFMAVGCARYDFSRFGFEVTRNSPRQADLIMCAGTITNKMAPVFKRLYDEMAEPKYVVAVGGCAISGGPFKKSYNVVRGISELVPVDVYIPGCPPRPEAILYGMMQLQRKVKVEKFFGGANHKMTQDEKELSMSKGGLRGLSNENLSDSEKLGHKEPIIVTEVPEDFDPQKGLTD, from the coding sequence ATGGAAGTAAACAAAAGAGCCTCTATCAAGAGTATTCCTTACGACGAGTTTAAGGACAATGATACCCTCGAAAAGATTGCGCAGGAGCTCAATGAGGGTGGTGCTAACGTGGTAATCGGTTCGCTCGATGCTGCCATTAACTGGGGACGCAGTAACTCACTCTGGTCTTTGACCTTCGGTACCTCTTGCTGTGGTATCGAGTTTATGGCTGTAGGTTGTGCGCGTTACGACTTCTCACGTTTCGGTTTCGAGGTAACCCGTAACTCTCCACGTCAGGCTGACTTGATCATGTGTGCCGGTACTATTACCAATAAGATGGCACCTGTTTTCAAACGTTTGTACGATGAAATGGCTGAGCCTAAGTATGTGGTAGCTGTAGGTGGATGCGCCATCTCTGGTGGTCCGTTCAAGAAGAGCTACAATGTGGTTCGTGGTATCAGCGAGTTGGTTCCTGTGGATGTTTATATCCCTGGTTGTCCTCCACGCCCTGAGGCTATCCTTTACGGTATGATGCAGTTGCAGCGTAAGGTAAAGGTTGAGAAATTCTTCGGTGGTGCCAACCACAAGATGACTCAGGATGAGAAGGAACTCTCTATGAGCAAGGGTGGTCTTCGCGGCTTGAGCAACGAGAACCTCTCTGACAGCGAGAAGCTCGGACACAAGGAGCCTATCATCGTAACTGAAGTACCTGAGGATTTCGACCCTCAGAAAGGTCTAACTGATTAA
- a CDS encoding deoxynucleoside kinase produces MYIAIAGNIGSGKTTLTKMLSRHYGWKQYLEPVAENPYIDDYYKDISRWALNMEVFYLKQRFKNLLEIQHSKETVIQDRTIFEGVYVFAANNRKMGNMDQRDYETYMELFESMMEVVEMPELMIYLRSSVPHLVKNIQKRGRDYEQKMPLDYLEGINNLYEDFIMNKYKGKVLIVEVDNLDFEHNPKQFGEIVDKIDAKLFGLFS; encoded by the coding sequence ATGTATATAGCAATAGCAGGAAATATCGGTAGTGGCAAGACAACCCTCACCAAGATGCTTTCTAGACATTATGGATGGAAACAGTACTTGGAGCCCGTGGCTGAAAACCCCTATATCGATGACTATTACAAGGATATCTCGCGATGGGCTCTCAATATGGAGGTGTTCTATCTGAAGCAGCGATTCAAGAATCTGCTGGAAATCCAACACAGTAAAGAGACGGTTATCCAGGACCGCACCATCTTTGAGGGTGTTTATGTCTTTGCGGCCAACAACCGGAAGATGGGCAACATGGACCAGCGCGACTACGAGACTTATATGGAGCTCTTCGAGTCTATGATGGAAGTGGTGGAGATGCCTGAACTGATGATATATCTCCGTTCTTCAGTTCCTCACCTCGTGAAGAATATCCAGAAGCGCGGTCGTGATTATGAGCAGAAGATGCCTTTGGATTATCTGGAAGGTATCAACAATCTTTACGAAGATTTCATCATGAACAAGTATAAGGGCAAGGTGCTTATCGTAGAAGTTGATAATCTCGATTTCGAGCACAATCCCAAGCAGTTTGGTGAAATCGTAGATAAGATAGATGCCAAGCTCTTCGGGCTGTTCTCTTAA
- a CDS encoding NADH-quinone oxidoreductase subunit C, which produces MKLNNIELSFDNFASEMAKLKNEKHFDYLVTIIGEDFGEEGLGCIYILENTQTNERCSVKTIAKKVDGSDVIPTVINLWKVADLLEREVFDFVGIKFLGHPDMRRLFLRTDFQGYPLRKDFDMSPEANKFPCTDEPEDDFTMEFSLSEDGHLVVTEKRRFDENDYVVNIGPNHPSTHGVLRLQTVIDGETVKRIYPHLGYIHRGIEKMWENMTYPQTLALTDRLNYLSAMMHRHALVGVIEEAMGIELSDRIRYIRTIMDELQRIDSHLLYLGCTAQDLGALTAFLYCMRDREHVLNVMEETTGGRLIQNYYRIGGLQADIDPNFVQNVKTLCKYLRPMIQEYLDVFGDNVITHNRLEGVGPMNLEDCINYAVTGPAGRASGWKNDTRKRHPYDMYDKVEWKEITLTGCDSMDRYYVHIQELYQSLDIIEQLIDNIPEGEYYIKQKPIIKVPEGQWYFSVEGASGEFGVYLDSKGDKSPYRMKMRPMGLSLTGALDPMLRGQKIADLITTGAAIDFVIPDIDR; this is translated from the coding sequence ATGAAACTGAATAATATTGAATTGAGTTTTGATAATTTCGCCTCAGAAATGGCGAAGTTGAAGAACGAGAAGCATTTCGACTACCTTGTTACCATCATCGGTGAAGACTTCGGTGAGGAAGGTCTCGGATGTATCTATATTCTCGAGAATACTCAGACCAACGAGCGCTGCTCGGTAAAGACCATCGCCAAGAAGGTAGATGGCAGTGATGTGATTCCTACAGTTATCAATCTCTGGAAGGTAGCTGACCTCCTGGAGCGTGAGGTATTCGATTTTGTCGGCATCAAGTTCCTGGGTCACCCAGATATGCGCCGTCTTTTCCTCCGCACCGATTTCCAGGGCTATCCATTGCGCAAGGACTTCGATATGAGTCCTGAGGCAAACAAGTTCCCTTGTACTGATGAGCCAGAGGATGACTTCACCATGGAGTTTTCCTTGAGCGAAGATGGCCATCTCGTTGTTACAGAGAAGCGTCGCTTTGATGAGAACGACTATGTTGTCAACATTGGTCCTAACCACCCATCTACCCATGGTGTGCTCAGATTGCAGACTGTTATTGATGGTGAGACCGTGAAGCGCATCTATCCACACCTCGGTTATATTCACCGTGGTATCGAGAAGATGTGGGAGAACATGACCTATCCTCAGACCTTGGCATTGACCGACCGTCTGAACTATCTTTCTGCGATGATGCACCGCCACGCTCTGGTTGGTGTTATCGAGGAGGCTATGGGTATCGAACTCTCAGACCGCATCCGCTACATCCGCACCATTATGGATGAGTTGCAGCGTATCGACTCACACTTGCTCTATCTCGGCTGTACCGCACAGGACTTGGGTGCCTTGACCGCATTCCTCTACTGCATGCGCGACCGTGAGCACGTATTGAACGTTATGGAGGAAACCACTGGTGGCCGTCTGATTCAGAACTACTACCGTATCGGTGGCCTTCAGGCAGATATCGACCCTAACTTCGTTCAGAACGTGAAGACCCTCTGCAAGTATCTCCGTCCGATGATTCAGGAGTACCTCGACGTATTCGGTGACAACGTGATTACTCACAATCGTCTCGAAGGCGTAGGCCCTATGAACCTTGAGGATTGTATCAACTATGCCGTAACCGGTCCTGCTGGTCGTGCATCAGGTTGGAAGAACGATACCCGCAAGCGTCATCCATACGATATGTACGACAAGGTGGAGTGGAAGGAAATCACCCTTACCGGTTGCGATTCAATGGATCGTTACTATGTACATATCCAGGAGTTGTATCAGAGCTTGGACATCATCGAGCAGTTGATTGACAACATTCCAGAGGGTGAGTACTACATCAAGCAGAAGCCAATTATCAAGGTTCCGGAGGGACAGTGGTACTTCTCTGTTGAGGGTGCCAGCGGCGAGTTTGGTGTATATCTCGACTCAAAGGGTGACAAGAGTCCATACCGTATGAAGATGCGTCCGATGGGTCTTTCACTCACAGGAGCCTTGGATCCAATGCTCCGTGGTCAGAAGATCGCCGACCTCATCACTACAGGTGCAGCAATCGATTTCGTAATCCCTGATATTGATAGATAA
- a CDS encoding NADH-quinone oxidoreductase subunit I: MSNNSYFGGIAAGLKTLAIGMKTTMKEYFTPKSTEQYPENRKTTLHVSPRFRGRLVFVRDENEAYKCVGCTLCEKSCPNDTIKIVTEMVEDPETGKKKRKLVDYQYDLGDCMFCELCVNACNFGAIKFVNDFENAVFDRNKLVMHLDKEVYKGGSLPNLIEGGAPLEIGKFNTKTK; encoded by the coding sequence ATGTCTAACAATTCATATTTCGGCGGTATTGCAGCGGGTTTGAAGACCCTCGCTATCGGTATGAAGACTACCATGAAGGAGTACTTCACACCAAAGAGCACAGAGCAGTATCCTGAGAACCGCAAGACTACACTCCACGTATCTCCACGTTTCCGTGGTCGCCTGGTCTTCGTTCGTGATGAGAACGAGGCTTACAAGTGTGTGGGTTGTACATTGTGTGAGAAGTCATGCCCTAACGATACCATCAAGATTGTAACCGAGATGGTGGAGGATCCAGAGACAGGCAAGAAGAAGCGCAAGCTGGTAGATTACCAGTACGACTTGGGCGACTGCATGTTCTGCGAGCTCTGTGTGAACGCATGTAACTTCGGTGCAATCAAGTTTGTCAACGATTTCGAGAATGCAGTCTTCGACCGCAACAAGTTGGTGATGCACCTTGACAAGGAGGTTTATAAGGGCGGTAGCCTTCCAAACCTCATCGAGGGTGGTGCCCCATTGGAAATCGGTAAGTTTAACACCAAGACTAAGTAA
- a CDS encoding glycoside hydrolase family 26 protein: protein MIGKRILIGAACLMAMQGAMAQVDGVTGASVQTANTSCCKGKKQCCNTPAEQLKVRLQKLRNKGIMLGHQDDPVYGTTWKWDEGKSDVLLTTGDYPAVMGFDLGKLELDSKENLDGVSFDRMRKEIIAQNERGGIVTLSWHPWNPVTGENAWDPKGDAVAAILDGGAQQQKFDGWLKKVSDFILSLKTNDGKLVPVIFRPWHEMNGGWFWWGASSCTPAQYNQLYVKTLNILTKAGCNNIVWAWSPNLSDEKTVEKFLERFPGEKYVDMLGVDVYEFDNSDANYQQNLAATLDVLMEAAKKVGKIPALTETGCRGISSKKDWFTQTLWPVLQKYQLSYVLFWRNAWDKPQEEAYLPGVGDGAIVEDFKAFKKEKKVLFAKEVLKVK, encoded by the coding sequence ATGATAGGAAAAAGAATTTTGATTGGTGCTGCTTGCCTCATGGCGATGCAAGGAGCAATGGCACAGGTTGATGGCGTTACGGGCGCATCAGTCCAGACTGCCAATACTTCCTGCTGCAAGGGTAAAAAGCAATGTTGCAATACTCCGGCAGAGCAACTGAAGGTCAGACTGCAGAAATTACGGAACAAGGGAATCATGCTCGGTCATCAGGATGATCCGGTGTATGGTACTACTTGGAAATGGGATGAAGGAAAGAGCGATGTATTACTCACTACAGGTGATTATCCTGCTGTGATGGGCTTTGATCTCGGTAAGCTAGAGCTCGACAGCAAGGAAAACCTCGATGGCGTATCTTTCGATCGTATGCGAAAAGAAATCATTGCCCAAAATGAGAGAGGAGGCATCGTTACTTTGAGTTGGCATCCTTGGAATCCGGTTACTGGCGAGAATGCCTGGGATCCGAAAGGTGATGCCGTAGCTGCTATCCTGGATGGAGGCGCCCAGCAACAGAAGTTCGACGGATGGCTCAAGAAGGTTTCCGATTTCATCCTTTCTTTGAAGACAAACGATGGTAAACTGGTTCCTGTCATCTTCCGACCATGGCATGAAATGAATGGCGGATGGTTCTGGTGGGGAGCTAGCAGTTGCACACCTGCACAATATAACCAATTATACGTAAAAACCCTAAATATACTTACTAAAGCAGGGTGCAATAACATCGTTTGGGCTTGGTCACCAAATCTCAGCGACGAGAAGACGGTAGAAAAATTCCTGGAGCGATTCCCGGGAGAAAAGTATGTGGATATGCTGGGTGTTGACGTCTACGAGTTCGACAACAGCGATGCCAACTATCAGCAGAACCTTGCCGCTACGCTCGATGTGCTGATGGAGGCAGCCAAGAAGGTCGGCAAGATTCCTGCCCTCACCGAAACGGGTTGCAGGGGTATCTCCAGCAAGAAGGACTGGTTTACGCAAACCCTTTGGCCTGTACTTCAGAAGTATCAGTTGAGTTATGTACTCTTCTGGCGTAATGCCTGGGATAAACCTCAGGAGGAAGCCTATCTTCCTGGAGTAGGCGATGGTGCCATCGTCGAGGACTTCAAAGCATTCAAGAAGGAAAAGAAAGTCCTCTTTGCCAAAGAGGTTTTAAAGGTTAAATAA
- a CDS encoding AGE family epimerase/isomerase produces MENLKETMRDVLENNILSYWLTKVKDEENGGFYGRVDGNDQVHPVAEKGAVMNARILWAFSAAYRVLKKPEYLEAATRAKDYVRDYFLDREYGGIYWSVDCQGNPLDTKKQTYTIGFAIYGFSEYARATGDKEALDIAISLYHDIEKHAFDAKNNGYIEALTREWNPIADMRLSDKDENGSRTMNTHLHIIEPYTNLYRVWKTPELEKSIRNLLDIFTDKLLNKETYHLDLFFNDEWEGKRNIESYGHDIEASWLLHETALVLDDKILLHKIERIIRRIADAADEGLRPDGSMVYEHWKDGDKYDLQRQWWVQCENIIGHIDLYQYFRTEENLLVAISCWNYVAKHLLDAKNGEWHWAILEDGTVNKEDDKAGFWKCPYHNSRMCLELIERDY; encoded by the coding sequence ATGGAAAATCTTAAAGAAACGATGCGGGATGTTCTGGAGAACAACATCCTCAGCTATTGGCTAACGAAAGTGAAAGATGAAGAAAACGGTGGCTTTTACGGACGTGTAGACGGTAACGACCAGGTACATCCTGTAGCCGAGAAGGGAGCAGTGATGAATGCCCGTATCCTCTGGGCGTTTTCTGCTGCCTATCGTGTCTTGAAGAAGCCGGAGTATCTTGAGGCTGCCACCCGTGCCAAGGATTATGTGCGCGATTATTTCCTCGACAGGGAATATGGCGGAATCTACTGGAGTGTTGACTGTCAGGGTAATCCGCTCGATACCAAGAAGCAGACTTATACCATCGGCTTTGCCATCTATGGTTTCTCGGAGTATGCCCGTGCAACAGGTGACAAGGAGGCGTTGGATATCGCCATCTCCCTGTATCATGACATCGAGAAGCATGCCTTTGATGCCAAGAACAACGGATATATCGAGGCATTGACCCGTGAGTGGAATCCGATTGCAGACATGCGTCTCTCTGATAAGGATGAGAATGGTTCCCGTACGATGAATACCCATCTGCATATCATCGAGCCATATACCAATCTTTATCGTGTATGGAAGACTCCGGAACTGGAGAAGAGCATCCGCAATCTGCTCGATATCTTCACCGATAAGCTTCTGAACAAGGAGACTTATCATCTCGACCTCTTCTTCAATGACGAGTGGGAGGGCAAGCGCAATATCGAGAGCTATGGTCATGATATTGAGGCGTCCTGGCTGCTCCACGAAACCGCGCTGGTTTTGGACGATAAGATATTGCTGCATAAGATAGAGCGCATCATCCGTCGTATAGCCGATGCAGCAGATGAAGGCTTACGTCCGGATGGCAGTATGGTTTATGAGCATTGGAAAGATGGAGATAAGTATGATCTCCAGCGCCAGTGGTGGGTGCAGTGCGAGAACATCATCGGACATATCGACCTCTATCAGTATTTCCGTACCGAAGAGAATCTTCTGGTTGCCATCTCCTGCTGGAACTATGTAGCCAAGCATCTGCTGGATGCCAAGAACGGCGAGTGGCACTGGGCTATCCTGGAAGATGGTACGGTCAACAAGGAGGATGATAAGGCGGGTTTCTGGAAATGTCCTTACCACAACTCCCGTATGTGTCTCGAACTCATCGAACGTGACTATTAA
- the nuoH gene encoding NADH-quinone oxidoreductase subunit NuoH, protein MFDFSIVTTFIDNLLRQTLGLGDFLSILIECVLVGICILTAYALIAIVLIFMERKVCAYFQCRLGPMRVGPWGIFQVFADVLKMLIKEIFAVDRADKLLYYMAPFLVIIASVGTFSFLPWNKGAHILDFNVGVFLITAVSSIGVLGVFLAGWASNNKYSVVSAMRGAVQMVSYEMSLGLCLISAVVLTGTMQVSGIVEAQTGAWNWLIIKGHVPAILAFLVFLVAGNAEANRGPFDLAEAESELTAGYHTEYSGMGFGFYYLAEYLNLFVISGIASTVFLGGWAPLNIGIEGFDNLMNLIPGFIWFFGKTFAVVWLLMWVRWTFPRLRIDQILKLEWKYLMPLSLVILILMTVCVAFGFHG, encoded by the coding sequence ATGTTTGATTTTAGTATAGTAACAACATTCATCGACAATCTGCTTCGCCAGACCTTGGGTCTGGGCGACTTCCTGTCGATTCTGATTGAGTGCGTGCTCGTGGGTATCTGTATTTTGACAGCATACGCCCTCATCGCTATCGTACTTATCTTCATGGAGCGTAAGGTGTGTGCCTACTTCCAGTGCCGTCTCGGCCCTATGCGTGTAGGTCCTTGGGGTATCTTCCAGGTATTCGCCGACGTGCTCAAGATGTTGATCAAGGAGATCTTCGCTGTAGATAGAGCCGATAAGCTGCTCTACTACATGGCACCATTCCTCGTGATCATTGCCTCTGTAGGTACTTTCTCATTCCTTCCATGGAACAAGGGAGCTCATATTCTTGACTTCAACGTAGGTGTATTCCTCATCACAGCCGTAAGTTCTATCGGTGTGCTGGGTGTGTTCCTCGCTGGTTGGGCATCTAACAACAAATACTCTGTGGTATCTGCCATGCGTGGTGCCGTACAGATGGTTTCTTACGAGATGTCTCTCGGTCTCTGTCTGATTTCTGCAGTTGTTCTTACCGGTACCATGCAGGTAAGCGGTATTGTAGAGGCTCAGACTGGCGCTTGGAACTGGTTGATTATCAAGGGGCATGTGCCAGCTATTCTGGCTTTCCTCGTATTCCTTGTAGCAGGTAATGCTGAGGCTAACCGTGGTCCTTTCGACTTGGCTGAGGCTGAGAGTGAGTTGACCGCAGGTTACCACACAGAGTATTCAGGTATGGGCTTCGGTTTCTACTACCTGGCAGAGTACCTCAACCTCTTCGTGATTTCTGGTATCGCTTCTACCGTATTCCTCGGTGGTTGGGCGCCATTGAACATCGGTATCGAGGGCTTCGACAATCTGATGAACCTCATCCCAGGTTTCATCTGGTTCTTCGGTAAGACCTTTGCCGTGGTATGGCTCCTGATGTGGGTACGTTGGACATTCCCACGTCTGCGTATCGACCAGATTCTGAAGTTGGAGTGGAAGTATCTGATGCCATTGTCACTGGTCATCCTGATCTTGATGACAGTATGCGTAGCATTCGGATTCCACGGATAA
- a CDS encoding deoxynucleoside kinase, with the protein MHIAIAGNIGSGKTTLTKMLAKRYGWKANFEPVDNNPYLADYYKDMERWSFNLQIYFLNKRFHDVVEISRSEQTIVQDRTIFEDARIFAPNLHDIGMMSDRDFKNYTDLFDLMISLVKLPDLMIYIKSSIPTLVKHIEKRGRDFEKSIRIDYLQGLNKRYEDWIKDYKGRLIIIDGDNLEFGENPEDFRKVTDLIDAELFGLFAEKEV; encoded by the coding sequence ATGCATATAGCAATAGCAGGAAATATAGGTAGCGGCAAGACAACATTAACCAAGATGCTTGCCAAGAGATATGGCTGGAAAGCTAATTTCGAGCCGGTAGATAATAATCCATATCTGGCTGATTATTACAAGGATATGGAACGTTGGTCGTTTAATCTTCAGATTTACTTCCTGAACAAGCGATTCCATGATGTTGTGGAGATTTCCCGTTCAGAGCAGACCATCGTACAGGATAGAACCATCTTCGAGGATGCGCGTATCTTTGCGCCTAATCTTCATGATATCGGTATGATGAGCGACAGGGATTTCAAGAACTATACCGATCTCTTTGATCTGATGATCAGTCTGGTGAAACTCCCTGACCTGATGATATATATCAAGAGCAGCATTCCTACGCTCGTGAAGCATATCGAGAAGCGTGGCCGCGATTTCGAGAAGAGCATCCGCATCGATTATCTCCAGGGCTTGAACAAGCGTTATGAGGATTGGATCAAGGATTATAAAGGTCGCCTCATCATCATCGATGGTGATAATCTGGAGTTCGGAGAGAATCCGGAAGACTTCCGAAAGGTTACTGACCTAATAGATGCTGAACTCTTCGGCCTGTTTGCTGAAAAAGAGGTTTAA
- a CDS encoding glycosidase — MTTFQDKVKALRAHHEELLSRKNEPVEWGNGIYEKYKNPILTAEHTPLEWRYDFDEKSNPYLMQRIMMNATLNSGAIKWNGKYLLVVRVEGADRKSFFAVAESPNGVDNFRFWDEPITMPEDVIPATNIYDMRLTAHEDGYIYGVFCAERHDDAQPGDLSAATATAAIARTKDLVNWERLPDLKTKSQQRNVVLHPEFVDGKYAFYTRPQDGFIDTGSGGGIGWALVDDITHAEIKEEKIINARHYHTIQEVKNGEGPHPIKTDKGWLHLAHGVRGCASGLRYVLYMYMTSLEDPTKVIAEPGGYLLVPEGPEYIGDVMNVVFANGWIADEDGKVFIYYASSDTRMHVATSTIDRLVDYCMNTPKDDYRTQFSVEKIKALVAKNKQTLSK, encoded by the coding sequence ATGACTACATTTCAAGACAAAGTGAAAGCACTTCGCGCTCATCATGAGGAACTGTTGAGCCGTAAGAATGAACCCGTAGAGTGGGGAAATGGTATCTACGAAAAGTATAAGAACCCAATCCTCACCGCAGAACATACACCATTGGAGTGGCGTTACGACTTCGATGAGAAGAGCAACCCTTATCTCATGCAGCGCATCATGATGAATGCTACCCTCAATTCGGGTGCCATCAAGTGGAATGGTAAGTATCTCCTCGTTGTTCGTGTTGAGGGTGCTGACCGCAAGAGTTTCTTTGCCGTAGCAGAGAGTCCTAATGGTGTTGACAACTTCCGTTTCTGGGATGAGCCTATCACTATGCCGGAGGATGTTATTCCTGCTACCAACATCTATGATATGCGACTCACAGCTCATGAGGATGGTTATATCTATGGCGTGTTCTGTGCAGAGCGTCATGATGATGCACAGCCTGGCGACCTCAGTGCTGCTACTGCTACTGCAGCCATCGCTCGTACCAAGGATCTGGTAAACTGGGAGCGCCTTCCTGATTTGAAAACCAAGAGCCAGCAGCGCAATGTGGTTCTCCATCCGGAATTCGTTGATGGCAAGTATGCTTTCTATACCCGTCCACAGGATGGTTTCATCGATACAGGTTCTGGTGGTGGTATCGGTTGGGCTCTTGTTGATGATATCACTCATGCCGAAATCAAGGAAGAGAAGATCATCAATGCCCGTCACTATCATACCATCCAGGAGGTGAAGAACGGTGAGGGTCCTCATCCTATCAAGACTGATAAGGGCTGGTTGCATCTGGCTCACGGTGTTCGTGGCTGTGCCAGCGGTCTCCGCTATGTGCTCTATATGTACATGACTTCTCTTGAGGATCCTACAAAGGTGATTGCAGAACCAGGTGGATATCTCCTCGTACCGGAAGGTCCTGAGTATATCGGTGATGTAATGAACGTAGTCTTTGCCAATGGTTGGATTGCAGATGAGGATGGCAAGGTATTCATCTACTATGCTTCTTCTGATACCCGCATGCATGTGGCAACTTCTACCATCGACCGATTGGTAGATTACTGCATGAATACACCAAAGGATGATTATCGTACTCAGTTCTCTGTAGAGAAGATCAAGGCTTTGGTAGCAAAAAATAAACAGACTTTAAGTAAATAA